Proteins encoded by one window of Paenibacillus sp. DCT19:
- a CDS encoding prepilin peptidase — MTWFSIICGLYVLAAFVTDVRSMKIPNRLTLPVTVAGLLAHTICQGWEGFIFSVTGFGVCFGIMFLMYAFGAVGAGDVKLFGGIGAWTGLVFGIHVLVYSILYAGAIGLIILLFRRDFAKRIRAMASGIAGFFMLGSLQLVSKDKTLKFPFMLAVLPGFISVYVYMAAI; from the coding sequence GTGACCTGGTTCTCTATTATTTGCGGTTTATATGTACTGGCCGCTTTTGTTACAGATGTACGTTCAATGAAAATTCCGAATCGGTTGACGCTTCCTGTAACTGTTGCGGGACTCCTGGCTCATACGATTTGTCAGGGCTGGGAAGGGTTCATATTTTCAGTAACAGGCTTTGGTGTATGTTTCGGCATCATGTTTCTAATGTATGCATTTGGAGCTGTTGGTGCAGGAGATGTTAAGTTATTTGGCGGTATAGGAGCATGGACGGGGCTTGTGTTTGGCATTCATGTATTGGTCTATTCCATCTTGTACGCTGGTGCAATTGGTCTGATCATCTTGTTGTTCCGTAGAGATTTTGCCAAACGAATTCGTGCCATGGCAAGTGGGATTGCAGGCTTCTTCATGCTTGGCTCACTTCAGCTGGTTAGTAAAGATAAAACATTAAAGTTTCCGTTTATGCTGGCGGTATTACCCGGGTTCATCAGTGTTTATGTATATATGGCTGCGATATAG
- a CDS encoding DUF6382 domain-containing protein translates to MYGLTRDFIRNGGAFMVLEKPEGLKMESLSRVQTGMLTANSIPRLLPIHIREVDSTVTLQYDISGYKMLSQVLKSSRIEMAVLYGILYQLADTFTECRQYMLESRKLMLQEEYIFVKGSLEQGELGLVYVPLMDTPEVDSTPLQFRELVIRLMSHTKELQGQGIQRVLQLCDTEQWDVQLLRELLLELYVDEQKGSSNVEFLSSRSTGSGGVGKHAQLSGNHASEDVRIGQPQFSSRESYSPQHVLFESEQPLHWRQHAKNPDEKELDIVNRSMSSSSTRRSQRDTPPQSSQSNFGNEQSLGRLPKASVQDDMYDEQLDDQAEQKAASSKVTYILLGCMVGMALIWRFIYMEQPVETQMILSAALSVVLLAIAVWAWISKGRFNTPKGNTKRNKADQKQDSYPYSDSDSNAMDTSTDKKSTFFGLGKKRPKEEDEMFQENWRWNAPAPAIDQASTAAGYVGHGTSTRLQDLHTETHDNLTPQAAPITPSTSELPRYHVATEPTVNLQNVGGGEQAIAGMGMSSFYLERRSATGEHNERMDVRGASFVIGRSADMVQWVDTATGVSRAHVELSRNKTGYVIKDLGSVNGTILQGNPLAPYKEYPLQDGDTFTLADSSYTYRSVG, encoded by the coding sequence ATGTATGGATTAACAAGGGATTTTATCCGCAACGGTGGAGCCTTTATGGTTCTGGAAAAACCGGAAGGGCTGAAAATGGAGAGTTTAAGCCGAGTACAGACGGGCATGCTCACTGCCAATTCGATTCCGCGGCTACTACCTATCCATATTCGTGAAGTGGACAGCACGGTGACGTTACAGTATGACATCTCAGGCTATAAAATGCTGTCACAGGTTTTGAAGTCGAGCAGGATTGAAATGGCTGTTCTATACGGTATATTGTACCAGCTTGCGGACACCTTTACCGAATGTCGTCAATATATGCTGGAGTCACGTAAGTTGATGCTGCAAGAGGAGTATATTTTCGTAAAGGGATCGCTTGAGCAGGGTGAGCTTGGTTTAGTCTACGTACCTCTTATGGATACGCCAGAAGTGGATTCTACACCTCTACAATTTCGCGAACTGGTTATTCGCCTAATGTCACATACGAAGGAATTACAAGGACAAGGCATCCAGCGTGTTCTGCAATTATGTGATACGGAGCAATGGGATGTTCAGTTATTGCGAGAGTTGTTGTTGGAGTTGTATGTAGATGAACAGAAAGGTTCAAGTAACGTTGAGTTTCTATCTTCAAGATCGACTGGAAGCGGTGGGGTCGGTAAGCATGCACAACTATCAGGCAATCATGCTTCAGAAGATGTTCGAATAGGCCAGCCACAATTTAGTAGTCGGGAGTCTTACTCGCCGCAGCATGTGCTTTTTGAATCGGAACAACCGCTCCATTGGCGTCAACACGCCAAGAATCCTGATGAGAAGGAACTGGATATAGTGAACAGGTCGATGTCCAGCTCTTCAACTAGACGTTCTCAACGAGATACACCACCTCAGTCATCTCAGTCTAACTTCGGTAATGAGCAGTCATTAGGGCGGTTGCCCAAAGCGTCAGTACAAGATGACATGTATGATGAACAGTTGGACGATCAAGCCGAGCAGAAAGCGGCTTCTTCCAAGGTAACTTATATCCTGTTGGGCTGTATGGTGGGCATGGCATTGATATGGAGATTCATCTACATGGAGCAACCAGTTGAAACACAAATGATCCTGTCTGCTGCATTAAGTGTTGTATTGCTTGCCATCGCTGTATGGGCGTGGATTAGCAAGGGGAGATTCAATACGCCAAAAGGCAACACCAAACGTAACAAAGCAGATCAGAAACAGGATTCATATCCATACTCGGATTCCGATTCGAACGCTATGGACACTTCTACAGATAAAAAATCTACCTTTTTTGGGTTAGGCAAGAAACGCCCTAAAGAAGAGGATGAGATGTTTCAGGAGAACTGGCGTTGGAACGCTCCAGCACCGGCTATCGATCAAGCTTCCACTGCTGCTGGTTACGTAGGTCATGGTACGAGTACTCGTTTGCAGGATTTGCATACAGAAACGCATGATAATCTAACTCCGCAGGCTGCGCCTATCACTCCATCGACCTCTGAATTACCACGTTATCATGTGGCAACAGAGCCAACGGTTAATTTGCAGAATGTAGGAGGTGGGGAACAAGCAATAGCAGGAATGGGTATGTCGTCATTTTATCTGGAACGTCGTTCAGCGACGGGTGAGCATAATGAACGGATGGATGTACGCGGAGCTTCTTTTGTGATCGGAAGATCAGCAGACATGGTGCAGTGGGTCGATACAGCAACCGGTGTGTCCCGTGCTCATGTGGAATTGAGCCGGAACAAAACGGGCTATGTGATCAAGGATTTGGGCTCTGTCAATGGAACGATTCTTCAAGGCAATCCACTTGCCCCGTACAAAGAATATCCATTGCAGGATGGAGATACATTTACGTTAGCTGATTCATCATACACCTATCGATCAGTCGGATAA
- a CDS encoding TIGR01777 family oxidoreductase, producing MKIAICGGTGFVGGALVDYWLQAGYHVKIITRKLPDLHNPSENLTYISWEQAEEQPHLLEGMDALVNLAGETLNQRWTTKAKLEIVESRVTTVARVAKLVKSLENKPEVVVQASAMAIYGTSPTETFDESSPQKSMNFPSRVSEQWEIAADAIQDVRLVKIRVSLVLGHKRGAFPLMKLPYMLGVGGRIGSGKQWTSWIHIMDIVRLIDFTIQNKDISGPVNASSPNPVTNDEFGRIVGKVYHRPHWFPVPGFLIKTLVGELSVVLLQGQRVIPQKALDHGFEFTFPTLTKALEDLKHRDLSD from the coding sequence ATGAAAATTGCTATTTGTGGAGGAACCGGATTTGTAGGAGGCGCACTTGTTGATTATTGGTTGCAGGCCGGATACCATGTGAAAATCATTACACGCAAACTGCCCGACCTTCATAACCCTAGTGAAAATCTTACATACATCTCTTGGGAGCAAGCCGAGGAACAGCCACATTTGTTAGAAGGAATGGATGCCTTGGTGAACCTTGCTGGGGAGACACTGAATCAGCGCTGGACGACCAAGGCAAAATTAGAAATTGTGGAATCCAGAGTAACGACGGTAGCTCGTGTAGCTAAGCTCGTCAAGTCACTAGAGAACAAACCGGAGGTTGTCGTTCAAGCATCTGCGATGGCGATCTACGGAACGTCTCCAACAGAGACCTTTGATGAGAGTAGTCCGCAAAAATCAATGAATTTTCCATCCCGTGTATCTGAACAGTGGGAAATAGCAGCCGATGCCATCCAAGATGTACGGCTTGTGAAAATCCGGGTAAGTCTTGTACTCGGTCATAAAAGGGGAGCCTTCCCTCTCATGAAACTACCTTATATGTTGGGGGTTGGCGGTAGAATCGGCAGTGGCAAGCAGTGGACGAGTTGGATCCACATTATGGATATCGTGCGACTGATTGATTTTACGATTCAGAACAAAGACATCTCAGGACCGGTGAATGCGTCATCGCCGAACCCTGTAACAAATGACGAGTTTGGGCGCATTGTCGGGAAGGTGTACCATCGCCCGCATTGGTTCCCCGTACCTGGATTCCTCATCAAGACCTTGGTAGGCGAACTCTCAGTAGTGCTGCTGCAAGGACAGCGCGTGATTCCGCAAAAGGCTCTAGATCACGGGTTCGAGTTTACATTCCCTACGTTAACCAAAGCCCTAGAAGACCTGAAGCATCGAGACTTATCCGACTGA